In Candidatus Methylomirabilota bacterium, one DNA window encodes the following:
- a CDS encoding DUF3106 domain-containing protein, with product MRGLIALALGLLTLPLMLPVSAVLAQTPPPAAAPAAPGAPIQGLERLSPEERALAERNLERWKSMTPEQQQRALENYRHWRSLSPEERQNARQNLQRFRQMPPSERARIMQDFQRWNQLPEDRRRELERDYDRFQRLPPERKQQIQQRFERYQSLSPEQRERMDRNLERWRNMTPEQREQAREQIRQRRQERPPSRAIRPRDDGGPAHRPR from the coding sequence ATGCGCGGCCTGATCGCGCTCGCGCTCGGCCTCCTGACGCTCCCCCTGATGCTCCCGGTGTCGGCCGTGCTCGCGCAGACGCCGCCGCCCGCGGCGGCCCCCGCCGCGCCCGGCGCGCCGATCCAGGGGCTCGAGCGCCTCTCCCCCGAGGAGCGGGCCCTCGCCGAGCGCAATCTCGAGCGATGGAAGAGCATGACACCCGAGCAGCAGCAGCGCGCGCTCGAGAACTATCGTCACTGGCGGAGCCTCTCGCCCGAGGAGCGGCAGAACGCGCGGCAGAACCTGCAGCGCTTCCGCCAGATGCCGCCGAGCGAGCGCGCGCGGATCATGCAGGACTTCCAGCGCTGGAACCAGCTACCCGAGGACCGTCGCCGGGAGCTGGAGCGCGACTACGATCGCTTCCAGCGGCTGCCCCCCGAGCGGAAGCAGCAGATCCAGCAGCGCTTCGAGCGCTACCAGTCGCTCTCGCCCGAGCAGCGCGAGCGCATGGACCGAAATCTCGAGCGCTGGCGCAACATGACGCCCGAGCAGCGCGAGCAGGCGCGCGAGCAGATCCGCCAGCGGCGACAGGAGCGGCCGCCATCGCGCGCGATTCGTCCGCGCGACGACGGCGGCCCCGCGCACCGCCCCCGCTGA
- a CDS encoding sigma-70 family RNA polymerase sigma factor: protein MESSDEELCRAVAERKPGAFDLLAERYQERAYRIAWSIVRDREEAKDCSQDAFIRLHEAAGSFAGQSKFSTWFYRILVNCCLDRQRRRRGWRRLVGWRDRGDDPDGPDPVEQAAAPFSDPADALDTEQRMSRVWALVNELSPQQRAAVTLSVREGLATRDIAAVLSVSEATVRVHLHRALSTLRRRLGDEA, encoded by the coding sequence GTGGAGTCGAGCGATGAAGAGCTGTGCCGTGCGGTGGCGGAGCGAAAACCAGGAGCATTCGATCTCCTGGCGGAGCGCTACCAGGAGCGGGCCTATCGCATCGCCTGGTCGATCGTGCGCGACCGCGAGGAGGCCAAGGACTGCTCGCAGGATGCCTTCATCCGGCTCCACGAGGCGGCCGGCTCGTTCGCCGGCCAGTCGAAGTTCTCGACCTGGTTCTACCGGATCCTGGTCAACTGCTGCCTCGATCGCCAGCGGCGCCGTCGCGGCTGGCGTCGGCTGGTCGGCTGGCGCGATCGCGGTGACGATCCGGACGGGCCCGATCCGGTGGAGCAGGCCGCCGCGCCGTTCTCGGATCCGGCGGACGCGCTCGACACGGAGCAGCGCATGAGCCGCGTGTGGGCGCTGGTGAACGAGCTCTCGCCGCAGCAGCGCGCCGCGGTCACGCTCTCGGTGCGGGAAGGGCTGGCGACCCGCGACATCGCCGCCGTGCTCAGCGTGTCGGAGGCCACCGTGCGGGTTCACCTGCACCGGGCCCTCTCGACGCTGAGGCGGCGGCTCGGGGACGAGGCATGA
- a CDS encoding nitroreductase family protein, translating to MTRTIADLIQERFGLATEAGRDRPAEGALALLLSHRTQRRYKPEPIPDEVLDIALAAALSAPSKSDLQQVGIVLVRDRSKQSTIGSWIPDMPWIAQAPLFMVFCGDHRRIRRISELRARPFPNDTLDMFMNAAVDAGLVLQAFIVAAEVLGLGCCPISVVRNHVEKLAALLELPAGVFPVAGLCVGYPSQPGWTSMRLPPAVTVHTDRYDDADLPAQLDAYDRRREARHATPKESQRFADRYGYAERYGWSEDKARQYSVPERHNFGPFIRGHGFGLA from the coding sequence GTGACCCGCACGATCGCCGACCTGATCCAGGAGCGCTTCGGCCTGGCCACCGAGGCGGGCCGCGACCGGCCCGCGGAGGGCGCGCTCGCGCTGTTGCTCTCGCACCGCACCCAGCGCCGCTACAAGCCGGAGCCCATTCCCGACGAGGTGCTCGACATCGCGCTGGCCGCCGCGCTGTCGGCCCCGTCGAAATCGGACCTGCAGCAGGTCGGCATCGTGCTGGTGCGAGACCGATCGAAGCAGTCCACCATCGGCTCCTGGATCCCCGACATGCCGTGGATCGCCCAGGCGCCGCTGTTCATGGTCTTCTGCGGCGACCACCGCCGCATCCGCCGGATCAGCGAGCTGCGCGCCCGCCCCTTTCCCAACGACACGCTCGACATGTTCATGAACGCGGCGGTGGACGCGGGGCTCGTGCTGCAGGCGTTCATCGTGGCGGCCGAGGTCCTCGGGCTCGGCTGCTGCCCGATCAGCGTGGTGCGCAACCACGTCGAGAAGCTCGCCGCGCTGCTGGAGCTGCCGGCCGGCGTGTTCCCGGTGGCCGGGCTCTGCGTGGGCTATCCGAGCCAGCCGGGGTGGACGAGCATGCGGCTGCCGCCGGCGGTGACCGTCCACACCGACCGCTACGACGACGCCGACCTTCCCGCCCAGCTCGACGCCTACGATCGGCGACGCGAGGCGCGGCACGCGACGCCCAAGGAGAGCCAGCGCTTCGCGGATCGGTACGGCTATGCCGAGCGGTACGGCTGGTCGGAGGACAAGGCGCGGCAGTACTCGGTGCCCGAGCGCCACAACTTCGGGCCGTTCATCCGGGGCCACGGCTTCGGGCTGGCCTGA
- a CDS encoding helix-hairpin-helix domain-containing protein — protein MPYTLPQLRLLILLAFTLLVGLGVREWRAGFPDAAERFERFDREDAVSPLVPDADAAPAGAAPRQAPGRPTPPPPAAPAVPGRVTPPAPATPVPVPAAPPPPAEPLDVNRADATELARLPGVGAGLAQRIVEERERRGRFDSPEALRYVLGMGPKKLAAIRRFITVRD, from the coding sequence ATGCCGTACACGCTGCCGCAGCTCCGGCTCCTGATCCTGCTGGCCTTCACGCTGCTGGTCGGGCTCGGGGTGCGCGAGTGGCGCGCGGGATTCCCGGATGCGGCGGAGCGATTCGAGCGGTTCGATCGCGAGGACGCGGTGAGCCCGCTCGTTCCCGACGCGGACGCGGCGCCGGCCGGCGCCGCTCCTCGCCAAGCGCCGGGCCGGCCCACGCCGCCGCCCCCCGCGGCTCCGGCCGTGCCCGGCCGCGTGACCCCGCCGGCGCCCGCAACCCCCGTCCCGGTCCCGGCCGCGCCGCCGCCCCCCGCCGAGCCGCTCGACGTCAATCGCGCCGACGCGACCGAGCTGGCGCGCCTGCCCGGGGTGGGCGCGGGTCTCGCCCAGCGCATCGTCGAGGAGCGCGAGCGCCGCGGCCGCTTCGACTCCCCCGAGGCCCTGCGCTACGTGCTGGGCATGGGGCCGAAGAAGCTCGCGGCGATCCGCCGCTTCATCACCGTGCGTGATTGA
- a CDS encoding aspartate kinase, with protein sequence MGQLIVQKYGGSSVADPEKIKNVARRVADYVAQGHRLVVVVSAMGKTTDGLVSLAGVITPTPDPREMDMLLATGEQVTIGLLAMALQSLGHPASSFTGPQVGLVTDTAHTRARIKRITAERIHRALDAGRVAVVAGFQGTTEDGDITTLGRGGSDLTGVALAAALKADVCEIFTDVDGVYTADPNVVPDARKLPRVSYDEMLEMAALGAKVLQARSVEFAKKYNVPVHVRSTFKPDPGTLVTREDHSMEDVVVTGITHDRGQAKVSILRVPDRPGIASRVFGGLGSQSIVVDMIVQNISRDGLTDISFTLPRADRTRAASVLAAIARDIGAEGVTADDRVAKVSIVGVGMRSHAGVAARMFETLSREGINIQMISTSEIAVSCVIEDKYAELAVRALHDVFELGAERGA encoded by the coding sequence ATGGGTCAGCTGATCGTCCAGAAGTACGGCGGCTCCTCCGTCGCGGATCCCGAGAAGATCAAGAACGTGGCCCGGCGCGTGGCGGACTATGTCGCGCAAGGCCATCGCCTGGTGGTCGTGGTCTCCGCGATGGGCAAGACCACCGACGGTCTCGTCTCGCTCGCGGGCGTGATCACGCCCACTCCCGATCCGCGCGAGATGGACATGCTGCTGGCCACCGGCGAGCAGGTGACGATCGGGCTGCTCGCGATGGCGCTACAGTCGCTCGGTCATCCCGCGTCCTCCTTCACCGGACCGCAGGTGGGGCTCGTCACCGATACCGCTCACACCCGCGCGCGCATCAAGCGCATCACCGCCGAGCGCATCCACCGCGCGCTCGACGCGGGGCGCGTGGCGGTGGTGGCCGGCTTCCAGGGCACCACCGAGGACGGCGACATCACCACCCTCGGCCGCGGCGGCTCCGACCTCACCGGGGTCGCGCTGGCCGCCGCGCTGAAGGCCGACGTGTGCGAGATCTTCACCGACGTGGACGGCGTCTACACCGCCGACCCCAACGTGGTGCCCGACGCCCGCAAGCTGCCGCGCGTCTCCTACGACGAGATGCTCGAGATGGCCGCCCTCGGCGCGAAGGTGCTGCAGGCCCGCTCGGTGGAGTTCGCCAAGAAGTACAACGTACCGGTCCACGTGCGCTCCACCTTCAAGCCGGACCCGGGCACGCTGGTCACCAGGGAGGATCACAGCATGGAAGACGTGGTGGTGACCGGCATCACCCACGATCGGGGACAGGCGAAGGTGTCGATCTTGCGGGTGCCGGACCGGCCCGGCATCGCCTCGCGGGTGTTCGGCGGCCTGGGATCGCAGAGCATCGTGGTGGACATGATCGTGCAGAACATCAGCCGCGACGGGCTGACCGACATCTCGTTCACGCTGCCGCGGGCCGATCGCACCCGCGCGGCGAGCGTGCTGGCCGCGATCGCCCGCGACATCGGCGCGGAGGGCGTCACCGCGGACGACCGGGTCGCCAAGGTCTCGATCGTCGGCGTGGGCATGCGGAGCCACGCCGGGGTCGCGGCCCGCATGTTCGAGACGCTCTCCCGCGAAGGCATCAACATCCAGATGATCTCGACGTCCGAGATCGCGGTCTCCTGCGTCATCGAGGACAAGTACGCGGAGCTGGCCGTCCGGGCCCTCCACGACGTCTTCGAGCTGGGCGCGGAGCGAGGAGCCTGA
- a CDS encoding zinc-binding dehydrogenase translates to MADTARAAVFFGPGKPFEIRPVPIPEIEPEAVLIRVTHANICGSDLHFWRGDAPLRLPDDGWIFGHEMTGRVARLGSKVKTDSLGRPLKEGDRVAYTYFYPCGRCYACLHKEPAACPSKIERPLGPGAFPHLHGAFADHYYLRPRGEVFVVPDVLPDEAVAGVNCALSQVFYGLHVAGLRQGDAVVLQGAGGLGIQAAAVAKDMGAQTVIVVDQIPGRLELAKAFGADHTIDVKEITDRRERVKLVRQWTGGVGADLACDLVGFPAVIPEGIEMLRSGGTYLEIGTISRGAKVELEPSLLVWGSKKIMGVIQYDPWVIPRALDFLVRTRESRPWHRILSHKYPLEQINEAFAASEWHNRETTTITRAALTP, encoded by the coding sequence ATGGCCGACACCGCGCGCGCCGCCGTCTTCTTCGGTCCCGGCAAGCCCTTCGAGATCCGCCCGGTGCCGATCCCCGAGATCGAGCCCGAGGCGGTCCTGATCCGGGTGACCCACGCCAACATCTGCGGATCCGACCTGCACTTCTGGCGCGGGGACGCGCCCCTGCGCCTGCCCGACGACGGCTGGATCTTCGGCCACGAGATGACCGGGCGCGTGGCCCGCCTGGGCTCGAAGGTGAAGACCGACTCGCTCGGCCGCCCGCTCAAGGAAGGCGACCGCGTCGCCTACACCTACTTCTACCCGTGCGGCCGCTGCTACGCGTGCCTGCACAAGGAGCCCGCGGCCTGCCCGAGCAAGATCGAGCGGCCGCTCGGCCCCGGCGCCTTCCCGCACCTGCACGGCGCCTTCGCGGATCACTACTACCTGCGCCCGCGCGGCGAGGTGTTCGTGGTGCCCGACGTCCTGCCCGACGAGGCGGTGGCCGGCGTGAACTGCGCGCTCTCCCAGGTCTTCTACGGCCTGCACGTGGCCGGCCTGCGGCAGGGCGACGCGGTGGTGCTGCAGGGCGCGGGCGGCCTCGGCATCCAGGCCGCCGCGGTGGCCAAGGACATGGGCGCGCAGACCGTGATCGTGGTGGACCAGATCCCGGGCCGCCTCGAGCTGGCGAAGGCTTTCGGGGCGGACCACACCATCGACGTGAAGGAGATCACCGACCGGCGCGAGCGGGTGAAGCTGGTGCGCCAGTGGACGGGCGGCGTGGGCGCGGACCTCGCGTGCGACCTGGTGGGCTTCCCCGCGGTCATCCCCGAGGGCATCGAGATGCTGCGCTCGGGCGGCACCTATCTGGAGATCGGCACGATCAGCCGCGGGGCCAAGGTGGAGCTCGAGCCGTCGCTCCTCGTCTGGGGCTCGAAGAAGATCATGGGGGTCATCCAGTACGACCCGTGGGTGATCCCGCGCGCGCTCGACTTCCTGGTGCGCACTCGCGAGAGCCGCCCGTGGCACCGCATCCTCTCGCACAAGTACCCGCTCGAGCAGATCAACGAGGCCTTCGCGGCCTCGGAGTGGCACAACCGGGAGACGACGACGATCACGCGCGCGGCGCTCACGCCGTGA
- a CDS encoding zf-HC2 domain-containing protein has product MSDVHVDELLVDHARGELAEPERSRVAAHLAICAECRATRERYTALMAELQRTAPTPPSVHWGAYRAELRDRLERRGAAGPVWGWLLRPAPAFVAAALVTALVVAGWPGIVRGPGAPDPLALDNTILASQLDMIARLDVVQRLDLLEDFNVINELDELPEASKS; this is encoded by the coding sequence ATGAGCGACGTACATGTCGACGAGCTGCTGGTCGATCACGCGCGCGGCGAGCTGGCCGAGCCGGAGCGCTCCCGCGTGGCCGCCCATCTGGCCATCTGCGCCGAATGCCGGGCGACCCGCGAGCGCTACACCGCGCTGATGGCCGAGCTGCAGCGCACCGCGCCGACGCCTCCCTCCGTGCACTGGGGCGCCTATCGCGCGGAGCTGCGCGATCGGCTCGAGCGCCGCGGCGCCGCCGGTCCGGTCTGGGGCTGGCTGCTGCGCCCGGCGCCGGCCTTCGTGGCCGCCGCCCTCGTCACCGCGCTGGTCGTGGCCGGGTGGCCGGGCATCGTGCGGGGGCCGGGCGCGCCCGATCCGCTGGCGCTCGACAACACGATCCTGGCCAGCCAGCTCGACATGATCGCGCGGCTCGACGTGGTGCAGCGGCTCGACCTGCTCGAGGACTTCAACGTGATCAACGAGCTGGACGAGCTGCCGGAGGCGAGCAAGAGCTGA